The following are from one region of the Staphylococcus schleiferi genome:
- a CDS encoding helix-turn-helix transcriptional regulator has product MELSQRQAHIVEIVKSSGPITGEKIAEQLNLTRATLRPDLAILTMAGYLEARPRVGYFYSGKSGSQLLTEQLKQYIVKDYQSHPVILKSDVTVYDAICSIFIEDVGTLFIVNNENELVGVCSRKDLLRASMAGQDIHTMPVNIIMTRMPNIVLLNENDLVLYAARQMITKEIDSIPIVRAKENGKFEVTGRISKTTITKLFVSLFDH; this is encoded by the coding sequence ATAGAACTTAGTCAAAGACAAGCCCATATTGTAGAAATTGTTAAGTCTTCTGGACCTATTACAGGTGAAAAGATAGCAGAACAGTTAAATTTAACTCGTGCTACGTTGAGACCTGATTTAGCTATCTTAACGATGGCTGGATATTTAGAAGCAAGACCTAGAGTCGGTTACTTTTATTCCGGTAAGTCAGGATCACAACTTTTAACTGAACAATTAAAACAATATATCGTTAAAGATTACCAATCACATCCAGTGATTTTAAAAAGCGATGTGACAGTTTATGATGCGATTTGCTCGATATTTATTGAAGATGTAGGAACATTATTCATTGTTAATAATGAAAATGAACTCGTTGGTGTATGTTCGAGAAAAGATTTACTTAGAGCTTCGATGGCAGGGCAAGACATACACACTATGCCAGTCAATATTATTATGACAAGAATGCCTAATATCGTCTTGCTCAATGAGAATGATTTAGTCTTGTATGCAGCACGACAAATGATAACAAAAGAAATAGACTCAATACCTATAGTACGAGCAAAAGAAAACGGCAAGTTTGAAGTGACAGGACGTATTTCGAAAACCACAATCACAAAACTATTCGTATCGCTATTTGATCATTAG
- a CDS encoding pyruvate, water dikinase regulatory protein, producing the protein MKNVKVIVASDSVGETAELVAKACISQFKHSDHSSDILRYPYIETKENIDEIIALAREVDSIIIYTLVRPDIRNYMQELIEQYDLKSVDIMGPMIQVMEKTFNQKSLNEPGIVHQLDEDYFKKIEAMEFAVKYDDGKDPKGLPKADIVLIGVSRTSKTPISQYLAHKRYKVMNVPIVPEVTPPDALFEIDPQKCIALKISAEKLNAIRKERLKQLDLSDSARYATDQRITEELEYFNQIVEKIGCPVLDVSNKAIEETANNIIQIIEHNNSFFNG; encoded by the coding sequence ATGAAAAATGTAAAAGTAATTGTTGCTTCAGATTCAGTGGGAGAGACTGCTGAATTAGTAGCTAAAGCATGTATTTCCCAATTTAAACATAGCGATCACTCATCTGACATATTACGCTATCCTTATATAGAAACAAAAGAAAATATCGACGAAATCATTGCCTTAGCAAGAGAAGTCGATTCTATCATTATATACACACTTGTACGCCCTGATATCCGTAATTATATGCAAGAATTAATAGAGCAATACGATCTCAAATCAGTTGATATTATGGGTCCTATGATTCAAGTGATGGAAAAAACATTTAATCAAAAATCATTAAACGAACCTGGTATTGTACATCAGCTTGACGAAGATTATTTCAAAAAAATAGAGGCGATGGAGTTTGCTGTTAAATATGACGATGGCAAAGATCCTAAAGGGTTACCTAAAGCAGATATTGTTTTAATTGGGGTCTCACGTACTTCAAAAACACCCATTTCACAATATTTAGCACATAAACGATACAAAGTGATGAATGTTCCTATCGTTCCTGAAGTGACACCTCCTGATGCGTTATTTGAAATAGATCCGCAGAAGTGTATAGCTTTGAAAATAAGTGCTGAAAAATTAAATGCAATTCGTAAAGAAAGACTTAAACAGTTAGACTTATCTGATTCCGCACGCTATGCGACAGACCAACGTATTACAGAAGAACTTGAATACTTTAATCAAATTGTTGAAAAGATAGGCTGTCCAGTTTTAGATGTTTCTAATAAAGCGATTGAAGAAACTGCCAATAATATTATTCAAATCATTGAGCATAATAATTCCTTTTTTAATGGATAA
- the dnaG gene encoding DNA primase, whose product MRIPQSTIDEIKTQSDILDVVSEYVKLEKRGRNYIGLCPFHDEKTPSFTVSEDKQICHCFGCKKGGNVFQFIQEIENVSFTDAVKKLGARVNIKVDTGESKELEHIASDDLTMIQMHESLLDYYHYLLKKTVEGEKALKYLYDRGFTDEIIDERKIGFAPNSSHFATNFMEKKGYDLQLGYEAGILSRNETEFNYYDRFRDRIIFPLANAQGRIVGYSGRTYTGQEPKYLNSPESPIFQKRKLLYNLDKARKSIRQNDEVILLEGFMDVIKSDSAGLKNVVASMGTQLSNEHITFLKKLCGHITIMYDGDNAGINAALKTGQTLLQQQFNVYIVQLPTKMDPDEYISKFGAEKFRDFVNKEKKSFVSFKLHLNQSEIQNNDLSYEKYYKTFIDDAAHINSKILRNKVIQDAAQVFKISVESLNNEVERIYPQQNVAPRQIQHETPQFTTLTKYEKAERALLKHFISDKEVFLSFYQDIEETDFTNQHFKRIFSILREFYSNYDSFAMSDFITYVDQDELKEVLIHLVDYPLNREPFENEITDYIKLMTEHRFSESIETLHEKLREATRIGDTESQKYYLEMIVNKNRARLKSQE is encoded by the coding sequence ATGAGAATTCCGCAAAGTACGATTGACGAAATTAAGACACAATCGGACATATTAGACGTAGTAAGCGAATATGTCAAACTTGAAAAGAGAGGGCGCAATTATATCGGTTTGTGTCCTTTCCATGACGAAAAAACACCTTCTTTTACCGTTTCAGAGGACAAACAAATTTGCCACTGCTTTGGATGTAAAAAAGGAGGAAACGTCTTTCAATTTATCCAAGAAATTGAAAATGTTTCATTTACAGATGCTGTTAAAAAGTTAGGCGCACGGGTCAATATTAAAGTAGATACCGGTGAGTCTAAAGAATTAGAGCACATTGCATCAGATGATTTAACAATGATTCAAATGCATGAATCATTGCTTGATTATTATCACTATTTATTGAAAAAAACCGTTGAAGGCGAGAAAGCACTCAAATATTTGTATGATCGTGGCTTTACAGATGAAATCATAGACGAGCGTAAAATAGGATTCGCACCAAATTCATCACATTTTGCAACGAACTTCATGGAAAAAAAGGGCTATGATTTACAACTTGGGTATGAAGCTGGGATATTATCGCGAAACGAAACAGAATTTAATTATTATGATCGTTTTCGTGATCGCATTATTTTTCCACTTGCAAATGCTCAAGGTCGTATTGTTGGCTATTCGGGTAGAACCTACACAGGTCAAGAGCCTAAATACTTAAATAGCCCTGAATCTCCTATATTTCAAAAAAGAAAGTTGCTTTATAATTTGGACAAAGCACGTAAAAGCATCCGTCAAAATGATGAAGTTATTTTACTCGAAGGATTTATGGATGTTATCAAGTCTGATAGCGCAGGCTTAAAAAATGTTGTTGCCAGTATGGGGACGCAACTATCAAATGAGCATATCACGTTTCTAAAAAAACTGTGTGGTCATATTACAATTATGTATGATGGTGATAATGCTGGGATAAACGCAGCGTTGAAAACGGGTCAAACACTGTTGCAGCAACAATTTAACGTTTATATCGTTCAACTGCCTACAAAAATGGACCCTGATGAGTATATAAGTAAATTTGGTGCAGAAAAGTTCCGAGACTTTGTTAATAAAGAGAAAAAATCATTTGTCAGCTTTAAACTTCATCTTAACCAAAGCGAAATACAAAACAATGATTTATCTTACGAAAAATATTATAAAACTTTTATAGATGATGCAGCCCATATCAATTCAAAAATTTTAAGAAATAAAGTGATACAAGATGCTGCCCAAGTGTTTAAAATAAGTGTTGAGAGTCTAAATAATGAAGTAGAACGAATATATCCACAACAAAATGTTGCACCTAGACAAATTCAGCATGAAACACCACAATTCACAACACTTACTAAATATGAAAAAGCCGAGCGTGCACTTTTAAAACATTTTATCAGTGATAAAGAAGTATTTTTAAGCTTTTATCAAGATATTGAAGAAACAGACTTTACAAATCAACATTTTAAACGTATATTTAGTATTTTACGGGAGTTTTATTCAAATTATGATTCTTTTGCGATGAGTGACTTTATCACTTATGTTGATCAGGATGAATTAAAAGAAGTGTTGATACATTTAGTAGATTATCCACTTAACCGTGAACCGTTTGAAAACGAAATTACTGATTATATTAAGTTGATGACTGAGCATCGATTTTCAGAATCGATTGAAACACTCCACGAAAAGTTGCGTGAAGCAACCCGAATCGGGGATACAGAATCTCAAAAATACTACTTAGAGATGATTGTCAATAAAAATAGAGCTAGATTGAAGAGTCAAGAATAA
- the rpoD gene encoding RNA polymerase sigma factor RpoD — MSDNQVKVIKKETIDPTLTLEDVKKQLIEKGKKEGHLSHEEVADKLQNFDMDSDQMDEFFDMINDNDIQLVNEKDSSDTDDKLNPGDLSAPPGVKINDPVRMYLKEIGRVDLLSAQEEIELAKRIEQGDEVAKARLAEANLRLVVSIAKRYVGRGMLFLDLIQEGNMGLIKAVEKFDFSKGFKFSTYATWWIRQAITRAIADQARTIRIPVHMVETINKLIRVQRQLLQDLGRDPAPEEIGEEMDLPPEKVREILKIAQEPVSLETPIGEEDDSHLGDFIEDQEAQSPSDHAAYELLKEQLEDVLDTLTDREENVLRLRFGLDDGRTRTLEEVGKVFGVTRERIRQIEAKALRKLRHPSRSKRLKDFMD, encoded by the coding sequence ATGTCAGATAACCAGGTAAAAGTAATAAAAAAAGAAACCATTGATCCGACACTCACATTAGAAGATGTAAAAAAACAACTTATTGAAAAAGGTAAAAAAGAAGGTCATCTAAGCCATGAAGAGGTAGCAGATAAATTACAAAACTTTGATATGGATTCTGACCAAATGGATGAATTTTTCGATATGATTAATGATAATGACATCCAACTCGTAAATGAAAAAGATAGTTCAGATACAGATGATAAATTAAATCCTGGCGACCTTAGTGCACCACCAGGGGTTAAAATTAACGACCCTGTAAGAATGTACTTGAAAGAAATTGGTCGTGTGGACCTTTTGAGTGCGCAAGAGGAAATAGAATTAGCGAAACGTATTGAGCAAGGTGACGAAGTGGCGAAAGCGCGCTTAGCTGAAGCGAACTTACGTCTTGTTGTAAGTATTGCAAAACGCTACGTCGGACGTGGCATGTTGTTTCTTGACTTAATTCAAGAAGGTAACATGGGTTTAATCAAAGCGGTAGAAAAATTCGATTTTAGTAAAGGATTCAAATTTTCTACGTATGCCACTTGGTGGATTAGACAAGCAATTACACGTGCAATTGCCGATCAAGCGCGAACAATTCGTATTCCAGTTCATATGGTAGAAACAATCAATAAATTAATCCGCGTACAACGTCAATTATTACAAGATCTTGGTCGTGATCCAGCACCTGAAGAAATTGGTGAAGAAATGGATTTACCACCTGAAAAAGTACGTGAGATTTTAAAAATTGCACAGGAACCTGTATCTTTAGAGACACCTATTGGTGAAGAAGATGACAGCCATTTAGGTGATTTCATAGAAGATCAAGAAGCTCAAAGCCCCTCTGACCATGCAGCGTATGAATTATTAAAAGAACAATTAGAAGATGTCCTTGATACTTTAACAGACCGTGAAGAAAATGTACTTCGTTTGCGTTTCGGTCTTGATGATGGACGAACACGTACATTAGAAGAAGTTGGTAAAGTATTTGGTGTAACACGTGAAAGAATTCGTCAAATTGAAGCTAAAGCTTTACGTAAACTTAGACATCCAAGTCGCAGTAAACGTTTGAAAGATTTCATGGACTAA